The following coding sequences lie in one Yoonia sp. G8-12 genomic window:
- a CDS encoding CatB-related O-acetyltransferase yields the protein MTFPLPNTRNPVVLPDGNAHAGTVFLSAAVDHPRFEIGDYTYASAHIPPEDWASHLAPYLYDFSPEKLSIGKFCQLADGVTFITSSANHRYDGFSTFPFMIFTGAGPHAPSMPDPGPDTVIGNDVWIGQGATILPGARVGNGVIVAAGAVVGGHIPAYAIVRGNPAQISRMRFDDDTIVALQEIAWWGWDIDRIVAQEAAIVGADLVKLRAAAR from the coding sequence ATGACCTTTCCACTTCCGAACACCCGAAACCCGGTTGTATTGCCCGACGGCAACGCACATGCAGGCACTGTTTTTCTTTCCGCTGCAGTTGATCATCCGCGGTTTGAGATCGGCGATTATACTTACGCAAGTGCGCATATACCGCCAGAAGACTGGGCCTCACATCTTGCACCCTACCTTTACGACTTTTCGCCGGAAAAGTTATCTATCGGGAAATTCTGCCAGCTGGCGGATGGTGTGACGTTCATTACGTCGTCAGCGAACCATCGCTATGATGGATTTTCCACGTTTCCATTCATGATTTTCACCGGCGCAGGGCCACACGCGCCTTCCATGCCCGACCCTGGCCCCGATACTGTCATCGGGAATGATGTGTGGATTGGACAAGGTGCTACCATCTTGCCCGGTGCGCGGGTCGGCAACGGTGTGATCGTTGCGGCGGGCGCAGTCGTGGGCGGGCATATTCCTGCCTACGCGATTGTCAGGGGCAATCCGGCCCAAATCAGCAGGATGCGGTTCGACGATGATACGATTGTGGCCTTGCAAGAGATCGCTTGGTGGGGTTGGGATATTGACAGAATTGTTGCGCAAGAAGCAGCGATTGTTGGTGCTGATTTGGTTAAGTTGCGGGCGGCAGCCAGGTGA
- a CDS encoding SDR family NAD(P)-dependent oxidoreductase, with protein MTQKSILITGSSSGIGYDAAYGLRDAGWRVFASCRKPADCDRMRSEGFESPRIDYTDADSIVTGLAETLEATGGTLDALYNNGAYACPGAVEDLPVGALREIFETNLFGWHELTRLVIPVMRAQGHGRIVNCSSVLGLVGYKWRGAYVATKFALEGLTDVLRQELSDTDIKVILIEPGPITSQFRNNAVPHFEKWIDWENSARRDAYKEELDRLYNETEPGKFELPAAAVTKKLLHAITSPRPKPRYYVTTPTYMMGILRRLLSTRLLDAVILRG; from the coding sequence ATGACACAGAAATCCATTCTCATCACCGGATCCTCGTCTGGCATCGGCTATGACGCGGCATATGGCCTTCGTGACGCAGGCTGGCGCGTTTTTGCAAGTTGCCGCAAACCAGCGGACTGCGATCGCATGCGCAGCGAAGGTTTTGAAAGCCCGCGCATTGATTACACAGATGCCGATAGTATCGTCACCGGCCTTGCCGAAACACTTGAGGCGACTGGCGGCACGTTGGACGCGCTTTACAACAACGGCGCATACGCCTGCCCCGGTGCGGTCGAGGATTTGCCTGTGGGTGCCTTGCGCGAAATTTTCGAAACCAACCTCTTCGGGTGGCACGAACTGACACGGCTGGTCATTCCCGTGATGCGCGCCCAAGGGCATGGGCGGATCGTCAATTGTTCGTCCGTACTAGGATTGGTCGGTTACAAGTGGCGCGGTGCTTACGTGGCCACAAAGTTCGCGCTGGAAGGCCTCACAGATGTTTTGCGCCAAGAGCTATCAGACACCGATATCAAGGTCATTCTGATCGAACCCGGACCCATCACATCGCAGTTTCGCAACAACGCGGTGCCGCACTTTGAAAAGTGGATCGATTGGGAAAACTCGGCGCGGCGCGATGCCTACAAAGAAGAGCTGGACCGGCTGTATAATGAGACCGAACCAGGCAAGTTCGAATTGCCCGCCGCAGCCGTGACCAAGAAACTGCTACATGCAATCACATCACCAAGACCCAAGCCACGCTATTATGTCACGACGCCAACCTATATGATGGGGATTTTGCGACGCCTGTTATCAACGCGGCTTCTTGATGCTGTCATTTTGCGCGGCTGA
- a CDS encoding c-type cytochrome has product MNKVAIGVFALVVAGGGAYVMTVGDGAPNLSEPTAITKAAPLVEVAIPATFTEQQAMGQIAFEANCAACHGVNAAGRDGVAPPLVHKIYEPSHDGDEAFQRAVALGVQAHHWPFGNMAAIEGLTRADVATIVSYIRSLQVENGIN; this is encoded by the coding sequence ATGAACAAGGTTGCAATCGGTGTGTTTGCATTGGTGGTCGCGGGTGGTGGAGCTTACGTGATGACGGTGGGTGATGGTGCGCCAAACCTCTCAGAGCCAACAGCGATAACCAAGGCAGCCCCGTTGGTCGAGGTGGCTATACCAGCGACGTTCACTGAGCAGCAAGCAATGGGCCAGATTGCATTTGAAGCCAATTGTGCCGCATGTCACGGCGTAAATGCGGCGGGGCGTGATGGCGTCGCACCCCCATTGGTTCACAAGATTTATGAGCCCTCACATGACGGCGACGAGGCATTTCAAAGGGCTGTTGCACTTGGCGTGCAGGCGCACCATTGGCCATTTGGAAATATGGCCGCGATTGAGGGGCTCACGCGTGCCGATGTGGCGACGATCGTTTCCTATATTCGATCATTGCAAGTCGAGAACGGCATCAATTAA
- a CDS encoding CynX/NimT family MFS transporter, giving the protein MWRTISNRWFILAVLFFARLVMAFQFQAIAALSPLLMADFGIGLADIGFLIGLYFAPGILFALPGGVVAARFGDKRVVGAGLILMLLGGAIIAATQSWNVLVAGRFIVGTGGVILNVIMTKMLVDWFAGREISTAMAIYINSWPVGIALALIFLPALASAGGIAFAWWALWGLVAAAFVLFALFYHPPEGIEVGTVTLERVALPYVALTLAGLVWAFYNTALAMIFSFGPAFLVQLGWSLTQAGSVTSLFMVLFSIALPIGGIIADRTGRKDAIIYLSLMSFAVLMPVVIYAPATALAVFCVLGILFALGAGPVMTLPGDVLSPKSRSLGMGVFFTIYYVAMMVGPRLGGGLADAAGDAGMAILTGARMSLAAAVSLLLFRRATI; this is encoded by the coding sequence GTGTGGCGCACGATATCAAACCGTTGGTTCATCCTCGCAGTTCTGTTTTTTGCGCGCCTTGTGATGGCATTCCAGTTTCAAGCCATTGCGGCGCTATCTCCGCTTTTGATGGCAGACTTCGGGATTGGACTTGCGGATATCGGTTTTCTGATAGGGCTTTATTTTGCACCTGGCATTCTCTTTGCCCTTCCGGGCGGGGTCGTTGCCGCCAGATTTGGTGACAAGCGGGTCGTTGGTGCGGGCCTGATTTTGATGTTGCTCGGTGGTGCAATCATCGCCGCGACGCAAAGCTGGAATGTGCTGGTGGCGGGCAGGTTCATCGTTGGCACCGGTGGTGTGATCCTGAACGTCATCATGACCAAAATGTTGGTTGATTGGTTTGCCGGTCGCGAAATTTCGACGGCGATGGCGATCTATATCAATTCCTGGCCTGTCGGGATCGCGTTGGCGCTTATCTTCCTGCCTGCACTTGCCAGCGCTGGGGGCATTGCTTTTGCTTGGTGGGCGCTTTGGGGTTTGGTTGCTGCGGCCTTTGTCCTGTTTGCGCTGTTTTATCACCCCCCAGAAGGTATTGAGGTGGGGACCGTCACGCTGGAAAGGGTTGCTCTACCCTATGTCGCACTGACGTTGGCGGGCCTGGTGTGGGCGTTCTACAACACAGCGCTGGCGATGATTTTCAGCTTTGGGCCTGCGTTCTTGGTCCAACTTGGGTGGTCGTTGACGCAGGCGGGCTCGGTGACCAGTCTTTTCATGGTCCTTTTTTCGATCGCGCTGCCAATCGGTGGAATCATAGCTGATCGGACGGGGCGTAAAGACGCAATCATCTATCTTAGTCTGATGAGCTTTGCCGTGCTGATGCCTGTCGTCATCTATGCCCCTGCCACTGCACTCGCCGTTTTCTGCGTCTTGGGCATTTTGTTTGCCTTAGGGGCAGGGCCAGTCATGACCTTGCCTGGTGATGTGCTGAGCCCGAAATCGCGTTCTCTCGGGATGGGTGTCTTCTTTACGATCTACTACGTTGCAATGATGGTTGGCCCACGTCTTGGTGGTGGACTGGCTGACGCAGCAGGTGATGCCGGAATGGCGATCCTGACAGGGGCAAGGATGTCGCTTGCGGCGGCGGTTTCATTATTGTTGTTCCGGCGCGCAACAATCTAG
- a CDS encoding DUF6473 family protein: MRHETIETDELSYSPCRYGNSRMLFRGPRKRLDLPYIAFIGGTETYGKFIEKPFPALVEKAMRQTCVNFGCVNGGIDAFVNDPTVMDICAEADLTVVQVMGANFLSNRFYSVHPRRNDRFLRASTVLQAIYQEIDFSEFSFTRHMLGALHATSLERFDTVVLELREAWLARMRNMLDQIGRRTILLWFSEDTMTDENWADRPGQLQVDPLFVTASMIDELRPLVKDVVVVNPTERALSQGSRGMFFPSSQKKAASEMLGVECHVEAGAALIQSIRNQLYSI; the protein is encoded by the coding sequence ATGAGACATGAAACAATTGAAACAGACGAGCTTTCTTACTCACCGTGCCGATACGGAAATTCACGGATGTTGTTCCGCGGACCCCGCAAGCGGTTAGATCTACCTTACATTGCCTTCATTGGAGGGACCGAAACCTATGGGAAGTTTATCGAAAAACCATTTCCAGCGCTTGTTGAAAAGGCGATGCGCCAGACATGTGTCAACTTTGGTTGCGTCAATGGGGGTATTGATGCCTTCGTAAATGACCCAACGGTCATGGATATTTGCGCCGAGGCCGATTTGACTGTGGTGCAGGTCATGGGGGCGAATTTCCTGTCAAACCGGTTTTACTCTGTCCACCCGCGGCGGAATGACCGGTTTTTGCGGGCCTCAACAGTCTTGCAGGCGATCTATCAAGAGATTGATTTTTCAGAGTTTTCCTTTACGCGGCACATGTTAGGCGCGCTGCATGCCACATCGCTTGAACGGTTTGATACTGTGGTGCTTGAGTTGCGCGAAGCGTGGCTGGCGCGTATGCGCAATATGCTGGACCAGATAGGGAGGCGGACAATTCTGCTGTGGTTCTCTGAGGACACCATGACAGACGAGAATTGGGCCGACCGCCCCGGCCAGTTGCAAGTCGATCCGCTGTTTGTCACGGCGTCGATGATCGATGAATTGCGGCCGCTGGTCAAAGATGTGGTTGTTGTGAACCCGACGGAACGCGCCCTTTCTCAGGGATCACGTGGTATGTTCTTTCCTTCCAGTCAGAAGAAGGCTGCGTCTGAGATGCTGGGCGTGGAATGTCATGTCGAAGCAGGTGCAGCCTTGATCCAATCAATCAGAAACCAGCTCTATTCCATATAA
- the tuf gene encoding elongation factor Tu — MAKEKFERNKPHVNIGTIGHVDHGKTTLTAAITKYFGDFKAYDQIDGAPEEKARGITISTAHVEYETEARHYAHVDCPGHADYVKNMITGAAQMDGAILVVNAADGPMPQTREHILLGRQVGIPYMVVYMNKVDQVDDEELLELVEMEIRELLSSYDYPGDDIPVIPGSALAALEGRDPEIGEESIKKLMAAVDEYIPTPARAVDLPFLMPIEDVFSISGRGTVVTGRIERGVINVGDEIEIVGIKDTKKTTCTGVEMFRKLLDSGEAGDNVGVLLRGIDREGVERGQILCKPKSVNPHTKFEAEAYILTKEEGGRHTPFFANYRPQFYFRTTDVTGTVMLPEGTEMVMPGDNLKFNVELIAPIAMEDGLRFAIREGGRTVGAGVVSKIVE, encoded by the coding sequence ATGGCTAAGGAAAAGTTTGAACGTAATAAGCCGCACGTGAACATTGGCACAATCGGCCACGTTGACCACGGCAAGACGACGCTGACCGCTGCGATCACGAAGTACTTTGGTGACTTCAAGGCATATGACCAGATTGATGGCGCGCCCGAAGAGAAAGCCCGTGGGATCACGATCTCGACTGCGCACGTCGAGTACGAGACAGAAGCACGCCACTATGCGCACGTCGACTGCCCCGGCCACGCTGACTATGTGAAGAACATGATCACCGGTGCCGCCCAGATGGACGGCGCGATCCTGGTTGTGAACGCGGCCGACGGCCCGATGCCACAGACCCGCGAGCACATCCTGCTCGGCCGTCAGGTTGGTATCCCGTACATGGTTGTTTACATGAACAAGGTCGACCAGGTTGACGACGAAGAGCTGCTGGAACTGGTGGAAATGGAAATCCGCGAGCTGCTGTCCTCTTATGACTATCCTGGCGACGACATTCCTGTGATCCCGGGCTCTGCTCTGGCCGCACTGGAAGGCCGTGATCCCGAGATCGGCGAAGAGTCGATCAAAAAGCTGATGGCCGCTGTTGATGAGTACATCCCGACACCTGCACGTGCGGTTGACCTGCCGTTCCTGATGCCAATCGAGGACGTGTTCTCGATCTCTGGCCGTGGTACTGTTGTGACCGGCCGGATCGAGCGCGGCGTGATCAACGTGGGCGACGAGATTGAAATCGTCGGTATCAAGGACACCAAGAAGACGACCTGCACAGGCGTTGAGATGTTCCGCAAGCTGCTGGATTCCGGTGAAGCTGGCGACAACGTGGGTGTCCTGCTGCGCGGTATCGACCGTGAGGGCGTTGAGCGTGGTCAGATTCTTTGCAAGCCAAAGTCTGTGAACCCGCACACCAAGTTCGAAGCCGAGGCCTATATCCTGACCAAGGAAGAGGGTGGTCGTCACACACCATTCTTCGCGAACTACCGTCCACAGTTCTACTTCCGCACAACAGACGTGACTGGCACAGTCATGTTGCCTGAGGGCACCGAGATGGTGATGCCGGGCGACAACCTGAAGTTCAACGTCGAGCTGATCGCCCCAATCGCGATGGAAGACGGCCTGCGCTTTGCGATCCGCGAAGGCGGCCGCACCGTCGGCGCCGGCGTTGTGTCGAAGATCGTCGAGTAA
- a CDS encoding electron transfer flavoprotein subunit alpha/FixB family protein, whose translation MAVLLIGEVTDGALAVDATAKAVSAVKALGDVTVLCAGASAKAAADEAARIDGVSKVLCAEDAALGHRLAEPTAALIVSLAGDYTHIVAPGTTDAKNVMPRVAALMDAMIISEVTAVVDADTFERPIYAGNAIQTVKSSDTTKVMTIRTAGFDAAGMGGSASVDSIGAAGNPGLSEWIEDKVAASDRPELTSAGVVVSGGRGVGSEDDFALIEKLADKLNAAVGASRAAVDSGYAPNDWQVGQTGKVVAPDLYVAVGISGAIQHLAGMKDSKIIVAINKDEEAPIFQVADFGLVADLFDAVPELTGKL comes from the coding sequence ATGGCTGTTCTTTTGATTGGTGAAGTCACTGACGGCGCATTGGCCGTTGATGCAACCGCAAAGGCCGTATCTGCCGTAAAGGCGTTGGGCGATGTCACCGTGCTTTGCGCGGGCGCATCTGCAAAAGCCGCCGCGGATGAAGCGGCAAGAATCGATGGCGTATCCAAAGTGCTTTGCGCAGAAGATGCGGCCCTTGGCCACCGTTTGGCTGAACCCACCGCCGCTTTGATCGTCTCGCTCGCGGGCGACTACACGCACATCGTTGCTCCCGGCACCACGGATGCGAAAAACGTAATGCCGCGCGTCGCGGCCCTGATGGATGCGATGATCATTTCCGAAGTGACAGCCGTTGTTGACGCTGACACATTCGAGCGTCCAATCTATGCAGGCAACGCGATCCAGACGGTTAAGTCATCTGACACCACGAAGGTAATGACAATCCGCACAGCCGGCTTTGATGCCGCTGGAATGGGCGGGTCTGCCTCAGTCGATAGCATTGGTGCGGCCGGCAATCCTGGTCTGTCTGAGTGGATTGAGGACAAGGTTGCAGCCTCTGATCGGCCCGAACTGACATCTGCCGGTGTTGTTGTTTCTGGCGGCCGCGGTGTTGGTTCGGAAGATGACTTTGCCCTAATCGAAAAACTGGCGGATAAACTGAACGCCGCTGTTGGGGCATCCCGCGCCGCCGTTGATAGCGGATATGCGCCGAATGACTGGCAGGTTGGCCAGACGGGTAAGGTGGTGGCACCTGATCTTTACGTCGCTGTTGGCATCTCGGGTGCGATTCAGCACCTCGCAGGCATGAAAGACAGCAAGATCATCGTGGCAATCAACAAAGACGAAGAAGCGCCGATCTTTCAGGTCGCTGACTTCGGTCTGGTGGCAGACCTCTTTGATGCCGTGCCGGAACTGACCGGCAAGCTCTGA
- a CDS encoding DNA topoisomerase IV subunit A: MTDEIDTGLGPNDVTESLRRAIGDRYLTYALSTIMHRALPDARDGLKPVHRRILYAMSRLRLSPTGGFLKSAKISGDTMGDFHPHGDAAIYDAMARLAQDFNVRYPLVDGQGNFGNIDGDNPAASRYTEARMTAAAEALLEGLSEDSVDFRDNYDGRLTEPAVLPATFPNLLANGSSGIAVGMATNIPPHNLHELIDACLHLIKTPDARDDTLLNYIPGPDFPTGGTIVEPAANIAEAYRTGRGSFRLRAKWEVEDLGRGTWQVVVTEIPYQVQKSKLIEKLAEVIQLKKVPLLADVRDESAEDIRVVLEPRAKTVDPEVMMGMLFRNSDLETRFSLNMNVLIDGLTPKVCSLKEVLRAFLDHRRDVLIRRSKYRLEKIDHRLEVLEGFIIAFLNLDRVIDIIRYDDDPKKALMIEDWGQDHVRATSEVDYRSPIVPGADPEISLTEVQAEAILNMRLRSLRRLEELELIAERDALMAERAGIEDLLESDDLQWARIAEQLRETRKIFGRDSEGGARRTQFAEATEVVDVPLEAMIEREPITVVCSEMGWVRAMTGHIDLTRELKFKDGDAPRFIFHAETTDKLLVFGANGRFYTVGAANLPGGRGMGEPLRLMIDLPNDVEIVDFLIHKPGAKLLVASAEGNGFIVPEEEVLAQTRTGKQVLNVKDTIAKVCRRVAGDHVAVVSENAKLLVFEIGELPEMGRGKGVRIQKYKKAAGRQGMLELDGGLSDITTFAWEDGLSWQMGGGKTRTEPDMTEWKGARAGVGKRPPHGFPKNNRFI; the protein is encoded by the coding sequence ATGACTGATGAAATCGACACTGGCCTAGGCCCCAACGACGTTACAGAATCACTGCGGCGCGCCATCGGCGACCGGTACCTGACCTATGCGCTTTCGACGATCATGCACCGTGCGTTACCTGACGCGCGCGATGGTCTCAAACCCGTACACCGCCGCATCCTTTATGCGATGTCGCGCCTGCGCTTGTCGCCCACGGGCGGATTTCTGAAATCCGCAAAGATTAGCGGCGACACGATGGGTGATTTCCACCCGCATGGTGATGCGGCGATCTATGACGCCATGGCGCGTTTGGCGCAGGACTTTAACGTGCGCTACCCATTGGTGGATGGTCAGGGCAACTTTGGCAACATCGACGGCGACAACCCAGCCGCATCGCGCTACACCGAGGCACGCATGACGGCCGCGGCGGAGGCCCTGTTGGAGGGGCTCTCCGAGGACAGTGTTGATTTTCGCGACAACTACGACGGGCGGCTGACCGAGCCGGCAGTCTTGCCGGCCACATTCCCCAACCTTCTTGCCAATGGATCAAGCGGCATTGCCGTTGGGATGGCGACGAATATTCCACCGCATAACCTTCACGAGTTGATTGACGCTTGCCTTCATCTGATCAAAACACCTGACGCCCGCGACGATACGCTTTTGAACTATATTCCCGGCCCCGATTTCCCGACCGGCGGCACAATCGTCGAACCTGCCGCGAACATTGCAGAAGCCTACCGCACCGGTCGCGGATCGTTCCGTCTGCGCGCTAAATGGGAGGTTGAGGATTTGGGACGTGGGACATGGCAGGTTGTCGTGACCGAAATCCCCTATCAGGTGCAGAAATCGAAACTGATCGAGAAGCTCGCCGAAGTCATCCAGCTTAAGAAAGTGCCACTTTTGGCCGACGTTCGTGACGAGAGCGCCGAAGACATTCGTGTCGTGCTGGAACCGCGCGCCAAGACCGTCGACCCCGAGGTCATGATGGGCATGCTGTTCCGCAACTCGGATCTCGAAACGCGCTTTAGTCTGAACATGAACGTGCTGATTGACGGGCTCACACCAAAGGTGTGCTCGCTCAAAGAAGTGCTGCGCGCGTTCCTTGATCACCGCCGCGATGTCCTTATCCGCCGCAGTAAATACCGTCTGGAAAAGATTGACCACCGCCTTGAGGTGCTTGAGGGCTTTATCATCGCATTCCTCAATCTCGATCGCGTAATTGATATTATTCGTTACGATGATGATCCTAAAAAGGCGCTGATGATCGAAGACTGGGGGCAGGATCATGTCCGCGCCACCTCCGAGGTCGACTACCGCTCGCCCATCGTACCGGGCGCTGATCCGGAAATCTCGCTGACGGAAGTTCAGGCCGAAGCGATCCTGAACATGCGGTTGCGCAGCCTGCGCCGCCTTGAAGAGCTGGAACTGATTGCCGAACGTGATGCCTTGATGGCAGAGCGCGCAGGTATTGAGGACTTGCTGGAGAGCGATGATCTGCAATGGGCGCGGATCGCAGAACAGCTACGTGAAACCCGGAAAATCTTTGGCCGCGACAGCGAAGGCGGTGCGCGCCGCACGCAGTTTGCCGAGGCGACCGAGGTTGTTGACGTGCCGCTTGAGGCGATGATCGAGCGGGAGCCGATCACTGTTGTCTGTTCTGAAATGGGGTGGGTCCGTGCGATGACCGGCCATATTGATCTGACCCGCGAATTGAAGTTCAAAGATGGCGATGCTCCACGCTTTATTTTCCACGCAGAAACTACCGACAAATTGCTGGTCTTTGGCGCAAATGGCCGGTTCTACACCGTCGGGGCCGCCAACCTGCCGGGCGGGCGCGGCATGGGTGAGCCACTGCGGCTGATGATCGATCTACCCAATGATGTCGAAATCGTTGATTTCCTCATCCACAAACCTGGTGCAAAGCTGCTGGTCGCCTCGGCTGAAGGCAACGGATTTATCGTGCCCGAGGAAGAGGTGTTGGCGCAGACGCGGACCGGTAAGCAGGTGCTGAACGTCAAGGATACTATTGCCAAGGTGTGTCGGCGGGTTGCGGGCGATCATGTTGCGGTGGTGTCCGAGAACGCGAAACTGCTGGTGTTTGAAATCGGTGAATTGCCGGAAATGGGCCGCGGTAAAGGCGTGCGTATCCAGAAATACAAAAAGGCAGCGGGCCGTCAGGGGATGCTCGAGCTGGATGGCGGATTGTCGGACATCACGACATTCGCTTGGGAAGACGGGCTGTCCTGGCAGATGGGCGGCGGTAAAACGCGAACCGAGCCGGACATGACAGAGTGGAAAGGTGCGCGCGCTGGTGTTGGCAAACGCCCACCGCATGGGTTCCCCAAGAACAACCGGTTCATTTAA
- a CDS encoding electron transfer flavoprotein subunit beta/FixA family protein — protein MKVLVPVKRVIDYNVKVRVKADGSGVDLANVKMSMNPFDEIAVEEAIRLREAGKAEEIIAVSIGVKQSQETLRTALAMGADRAILVVATDDVHTDIEPLAVAKILAAIVKEEEPGLVLCGKQAIDNDMNATGQMLSALLGWSQATFASDVDIDGDSATVTREVDGGLQTIKVKMPAIVTVDLRLNEPRYASLPNIMKAKKKPLDEKTPADYGVDVAPRLSIVNTTEPEARKAGIIVGSVDELVEKLKEAGAV, from the coding sequence ATGAAGGTCCTCGTACCCGTCAAGCGCGTGATTGACTACAACGTGAAGGTTCGTGTGAAAGCGGACGGCTCCGGTGTTGATCTCGCGAACGTCAAAATGTCGATGAACCCGTTCGATGAAATCGCCGTAGAAGAGGCGATCCGTCTGCGCGAAGCAGGCAAAGCCGAAGAAATCATTGCGGTCTCAATCGGCGTCAAGCAAAGCCAGGAAACACTGCGGACAGCACTTGCAATGGGTGCGGATCGCGCAATCCTTGTGGTTGCGACAGATGACGTCCACACCGACATCGAACCGCTGGCAGTTGCAAAAATCCTTGCGGCCATCGTGAAAGAAGAAGAGCCGGGTCTGGTACTTTGTGGCAAACAGGCGATCGACAACGATATGAACGCCACAGGTCAGATGCTATCGGCCCTGCTCGGCTGGTCACAGGCAACTTTCGCGTCCGATGTTGATATCGACGGCGATAGCGCGACAGTCACCCGCGAAGTGGATGGCGGCCTGCAAACGATCAAAGTGAAAATGCCTGCAATCGTGACGGTCGATCTGCGCCTGAACGAGCCACGCTATGCGTCACTGCCAAACATCATGAAGGCCAAGAAAAAGCCTTTGGATGAAAAAACACCTGCCGATTATGGTGTTGATGTGGCACCGCGCCTCAGCATCGTCAACACGACAGAGCCAGAGGCCCGCAAGGCCGGCATTATTGTGGGTTCCGTTGATGAACTTGTTGAAAAACTCAAAGAAGCGGGGGCTGTGTAA
- a CDS encoding cob(I)yrinic acid a,c-diamide adenosyltransferase: MVVLNKIYTKTGDSGETALGNGSRVAKHSMRVTSYGTVDETNATVGLARLHATGDIDTQLAMIQNDLFDLGADLCRPDMEKDGEAEYPVLRMSDAQVARLETQIDAMTKQVEPLRSFILPGGSALAAHLHLCRTVSRRAERLTVELATMETVNPAAVKYLNRLSDWFFQASRIANNNGNDDVLWVPGANRG; this comes from the coding sequence ATGGTTGTTCTCAACAAGATTTATACGAAAACAGGCGATTCAGGTGAAACGGCCCTCGGCAATGGTAGCCGCGTTGCCAAACACTCGATGCGGGTAACATCCTACGGCACCGTCGATGAAACGAATGCGACTGTCGGTTTGGCGCGCCTGCACGCAACGGGCGATATCGATACCCAGCTTGCAATGATCCAGAACGACCTTTTCGATCTGGGCGCGGACCTTTGCCGCCCCGATATGGAAAAAGACGGAGAGGCGGAATACCCCGTGCTGCGCATGAGCGATGCGCAGGTGGCCCGCCTTGAAACCCAGATTGATGCAATGACCAAACAAGTCGAACCGCTGCGCAGCTTTATCCTGCCCGGAGGATCGGCTCTCGCGGCCCATCTGCATCTTTGCAGAACCGTGTCGCGCCGTGCTGAACGGCTAACAGTCGAACTGGCAACAATGGAAACGGTCAATCCCGCTGCCGTCAAATACCTCAACCGGTTATCTGACTGGTTTTTTCAGGCATCACGCATCGCGAACAATAACGGCAATGATGATGTGCTTTGGGTGCCGGGTGCGAACCGCGGCTAA
- the secE gene encoding preprotein translocase subunit SecE, with protein MAIANPVKFIQEVRSEVGKVVWPTRREVVMTTIMVFIMAALTAIFFFLVDLLIRTGLNGVLTYFGS; from the coding sequence ATGGCTATCGCCAACCCAGTCAAGTTCATCCAAGAAGTCCGTTCAGAAGTGGGCAAGGTCGTTTGGCCAACCCGCCGCGAAGTTGTGATGACCACAATCATGGTGTTTATCATGGCAGCACTGACGGCGATCTTTTTCTTTTTGGTCGACCTTCTGATCCGGACCGGGCTTAACGGGGTTCTAACCTACTTTGGCAGCTAA
- a CDS encoding twin transmembrane helix small protein: protein MTNDPLFWAMSASVLAVLGILMWGIGSFGKGGDYNRKHANKIMRWRIGAQFFAVVMILIFVYLRGEGS from the coding sequence ATGACGAATGACCCGCTTTTTTGGGCGATGTCTGCGTCGGTGCTGGCTGTGCTTGGAATTTTGATGTGGGGCATTGGCAGCTTTGGCAAAGGCGGTGACTATAATCGCAAACACGCAAACAAGATCATGCGCTGGCGGATTGGCGCGCAGTTTTTTGCGGTCGTGATGATCCTGATATTTGTCTATTTGCGCGGCGAAGGAAGCTAA